The genomic DNA TTGCGGCACGATGGAATTGCGCTGCAATTCGCTCATCAGGTTGGCCACGTAAAGCGTCAGGCGCACCTCTGCCCGATTCCGCGTGGTTTCCGTGAACCGTTCGGTCAGCAGCAGATTGGTGGTGTAGATCGTGCCGATTCCCAGCAGACAGATCAGCAGAACGCCCAAGCGCAGCAGCCAGCGGCCCTGCCCTCCTGTGGTGCGGTCAGTCGTGGTGGCCGTTCTGTTCATCACCCATAAATAGGTGACACGTTGCCCACCGGCAAGCGATGGCTCACGCGTGGGCGAGTTGCTGCACAAGGCCCCGGAACAATGCGCTGCCCGCGGTGCTGCCGGTTGCGGCATCCACTGCACGCTCCGGATGTGGCATCATGCCCAGTACACGTCGATTCGCGCTCAGCACGCCGGCGATGTCATTGCGGCTGCCGTTGAAGTTGTCGCTGTAGGTAAAGGCGATCCGGTCTGCATCCCGCAGCGCATCCAGCGTGGCGTCGTCGGCGGTATAATTGCCGTCGTGGTGCGCCACCGGCAGGCCGATGGTGTCGCCCGCATTATAGCCTTGGGTAAAGGCGCTGTCAGAGGTCGCAACGGTCAGCGGCACGGTGCGGCAGACGAATTTCAGCCCCGCGTTGCGCATCAGCGCACCGGGCAGCAGGCCGGTTTCGGTCAGCACCTGAAAGCCGTTGCAGACGCCAAGGGCGTAGCCGCCCCGGTCCACATGCTGCTTCAGCGCCCGGCAGACCGGCGACTGTGCCGCAATCGCGCCGCAGCGCAGGTAGTCGCCGAAGGAAAAGCCGCCGGGCACGGCCACCAGATCGACATCCCCGATCTCGGCATCCTTGTGCCAGACCATGGTGACGTCGGCACCAGCCGCGCGCAGGGCCACGGCCATGTCGCGGTCACAGTTCGATCCGGGGAATACGATGACGGCGGCCTTCATGCGGACATCTCCTGCAAGGTGGAATGGGCGTGATCCCAGTAGGTCAGGCGGTGCGGCCAGTCGACGGTCGCATTGTGCAGCGCGTCGAACAGCAGGCCCTGCCCGCCGAACCCGTCGAAATGCCGCGCATGATCGTCGATCAGCACGTCGGCCTTGATGATGCTCTTGTCGCCGCACAGCACAAGCCGGTCGAGGTCGAAGAACGGAAAGTGCCGCATGACCCAGGCCACCTTGTGACCGCAGGACGCAGGGTATTCCATCGCGGCGGTCGCGATGAAGACCTCGTGCGTGGCGCACAGGCGGCGCAAGGCCGCGGTCGCACCGGGCATCGGGTCGAGGTTGGCAAAGAACGTGCCCTGATGCAGGTGCCGTTCCACGGCGATCACCGCCTCATGAGGCGCCACGTCGCGCAGCCTGCGCCCGCGCAGGTCGGCATCGTCGATCGTGAAACCGGCATCGGCATAAAGCGCCCGCTGACCGCCATGGGCGTCGGCCAGCACCTCGTCCATGTCGATCGCGATGCGCATTACAGGATTTCGATCCGGTAGGATTCGATCACCGTGTTGGCCAGCAGCTTCTCGCACATCTCGGCGATCGCGGCCTCTGACGTGCCGTCGGCCAGATCAAGGGCGATGACCTTACCCTGCCGCACGCCGTTGACACCGTCGAACCCCATGGCCCCCAGCGCGTGGCGCACCGCCTCGCCCTGTGGATCCAGTACGCCGTCTTTCAGCATCACATGAACATTGGCTTTCATGTCATTGGTATCCTTAGTTGATCAGCGTGGGCTTCGGCCGGTGGGTGACATTGCTGGGCAGCACGCCCAACCGACGCGCGACTTCCGTATAGGCATCGGCAAGGTTGCCAAGGTCCTGACGGAACACGTCCTTGTCCAGCTTCTGTCCGGTTTCCACGTCCCACAGGCGGCAGCAATCGGGGCTGATCTCGTCGGCCACGACCAGACGCGGGAATTCGTTGTCCCAGATCCGCCCGACCTCGATCTTGAAATCGACCAGCTTGATGCCGACGCCATACATGGTGCCCGACAGAAAATCGTTCACCCGCAACGCCATGGAGACGATATCGTCCATATCCTGCTGGGACGCCCAGCCGAAGGCGATGATGTATTCCTCGGGGACCAGCGGGTCGCCCAGCTTGTCGTCCTTGTAGGAAAACTCGACGATCGGGCGCGGCAGGGCAGCGCCCTCTTCCATGCCCAGACGTTTCGCCATGGATCCTGCGGCAAAGTTGCGCACGATGATTTCCAGCGGAATGATCTCGACCTGACGGATCAACTGCTCGCGCATGTTGATGCGGCGGATGAAGTGGGTGGGGATTCCGATATTGCCCAGACCCACCATAAAGAACTCTGACAGGCGGTTGTTCAACACGCCCTTGCCTTCGATCACGGCCTTCTTGGCGCCGTTGCCGGCGGTGGCATCGTCCTTGAAATACTGGACGTAGGTGCCCGGCTCGGGTCCTTCGTACAGGATCTTCGCCTTGCCTTCATAGATCAGTTTGCGGCGCGCCATGGGATGCCTCACGTCTGGGGGCGGCCCCGTTGGCGGGCCACCGCTTTCCGCCTCTTACGCCAAGCCCCCCTTGCGGGCAAGCGGTGCGGTCCCCATAACTTCTGCAATGCAACGCCGCACAAAGGACCCAGCCCCATGTCGACGATGAAAGACCGCGAAAACGCGTTCGAAAACAAGTTCGCCCATGACGCCGAAATGCAGTTCAAGGCCGAGGCGCGCCGCAACAAGCTGCTGGGCCTCTGGGCCGCCGACGTGATGGGCAAGTCGGGCGACGACGCGCAGGCCTATGCCAAAGAGGTCATCAAGTCCGACTTTCAGGAAGCCGGCGACGAGGACGTGTTCCGCAAGGTCCACGGCGATCTCGGCGACACGGTCTCCGAGGCCGATCTGCGCGCCAAGATGGAAGAGCTGATGATCGCCGCCAAGGCGCAGTTGCTCGACGAGAACTGATCGCATTTGAAAGGGTTTCGCGGCCTTTCGGGGCCGCGTTTACCCGGCTTTCATGCGGCCTGCGCTAGGGCTCTGACATCGCAGTCAGGAGGCCCCGGATGCACGGCATATCTCTCTCGCTCCGGGGTGCCGCGCGCACGGCGCTTGCGCTGGCCTTCGGCCTCTGCCTGCTGATCTGGGGCGCGGGCCAACTGCCCCCCCGCGCGCTGCAGACAGCGCTGCTGGGCCTGCCCGCTATCGCCCCCTGGCGCTGGATCGCCGCCATCGCCCTGACCGGCCTCAGTTTCATCGCCATGGGCCGGATGGAAGCGTCGTGGCACATCACCCTGCGCCTGAACACGCAACCCTGGGCCGCCCGCCGCACCGGGCGTCTGGCCGTCGCTGTGGGCCAATGCGTCGGCGCCGCCAGCGTCGTCGCGGCCCTGCTGCGCTGGCGCCTGCTGCGCGACACCGCCCGCACCGCCGACATCGCCCGCCAGTCGCTCGCGGCCTCGCTGTCGTTCATGCTGTGCTGGGCGCTGACGGCCCTGGTGGCGATCTGGTGGATCGCACTGGCACAACTGCCATCCCTGTCGCTGTCGGCCCTGCCGCTGC from Loktanella sp. M215 includes the following:
- the purQ gene encoding phosphoribosylformylglycinamidine synthase subunit PurQ — encoded protein: MKAAVIVFPGSNCDRDMAVALRAAGADVTMVWHKDAEIGDVDLVAVPGGFSFGDYLRCGAIAAQSPVCRALKQHVDRGGYALGVCNGFQVLTETGLLPGALMRNAGLKFVCRTVPLTVATSDSAFTQGYNAGDTIGLPVAHHDGNYTADDATLDALRDADRIAFTYSDNFNGSRNDIAGVLSANRRVLGMMPHPERAVDAATGSTAGSALFRGLVQQLAHA
- a CDS encoding 5' nucleotidase, NT5C type — encoded protein: MRIAIDMDEVLADAHGGQRALYADAGFTIDDADLRGRRLRDVAPHEAVIAVERHLHQGTFFANLDPMPGATAALRRLCATHEVFIATAAMEYPASCGHKVAWVMRHFPFFDLDRLVLCGDKSIIKADVLIDDHARHFDGFGGQGLLFDALHNATVDWPHRLTYWDHAHSTLQEMSA
- the purS gene encoding phosphoribosylformylglycinamidine synthase subunit PurS is translated as MKANVHVMLKDGVLDPQGEAVRHALGAMGFDGVNGVRQGKVIALDLADGTSEAAIAEMCEKLLANTVIESYRIEIL
- the purC gene encoding phosphoribosylaminoimidazolesuccinocarboxamide synthase, which translates into the protein MARRKLIYEGKAKILYEGPEPGTYVQYFKDDATAGNGAKKAVIEGKGVLNNRLSEFFMVGLGNIGIPTHFIRRINMREQLIRQVEIIPLEIIVRNFAAGSMAKRLGMEEGAALPRPIVEFSYKDDKLGDPLVPEEYIIAFGWASQQDMDDIVSMALRVNDFLSGTMYGVGIKLVDFKIEVGRIWDNEFPRLVVADEISPDCCRLWDVETGQKLDKDVFRQDLGNLADAYTEVARRLGVLPSNVTHRPKPTLIN
- a CDS encoding DUF1476 domain-containing protein, yielding MSTMKDRENAFENKFAHDAEMQFKAEARRNKLLGLWAADVMGKSGDDAQAYAKEVIKSDFQEAGDEDVFRKVHGDLGDTVSEADLRAKMEELMIAAKAQLLDEN